Part of the Companilactobacillus zhachilii genome is shown below.
CAACACCTACACTACCAGAATTAGATACTGTTAAAGGCCAAGGTTTAGTTGGTCAAAATGATAATTTCAAAATCCTTGTTGGTAATGAACGTTTGATGAAAGCCAACGATGTTCAAATTTCTGCTGAGCAAAAACAAGCTATTACTAAACGTATGAATGATGGTGATTCAGTCGTCTTAATGGCTATTGATCAAGAATTACAATTAGTTGTCGGTGTTAATGACCAACTAAGACCAGATGCCCGTGAAGGACTTCAAGCTTTGAAAGATGCTGGCTTAAAGAGAATCGTCATGTTAACTGGTGACAACAAAGTTGCAGCTCAACGTGTCGCTGATAGGTTACCAATTGATGAAGTTCACGCTGAACTATTGCCAGAAGATAAAGTTACTTTTGTTAAGAAGTTTCAAGAACAAGGTAGTACCGTAGCATTCGTAGGTGATGGGATCAATGATAGTCCTTCACTAGCTACTGCAGATATTGGTATCGGAATGGGTACAGGGACTGATGTCGCTATTGAAACAGCCGATATTATCCTTGTTAAATCAAGCTTCGACGCTCTAGCACATGCTTATGTTTTGGCTAAGAAGACTGTTGCTAATACGAAAGAAAATATCTTCATCGCTGTTGGAACAGTCGCATTACTACTATTAGGTTTGATTGTTGGTGTTATCCATATGGGTAGCGGAATGTTCGTCCATGAAATTAGTATTTTAGTCGTTATCTTTAATGCGATGAGATTAATTAAAAATAAATCTTCAAAACTTGATTCAAATCAAGTTCTCAATCCAGCAAACTAAGTAAGATAGTATTTGTAAGTTAGTTGAGCGAGTGAGTTATTACTCGCGAGCTGTAAGTGGTTTAAGGGGGGGCCGCCTCCAGGAACAAGAAATTTATTGTTGCTGTGGGGAACGACTGGAGCCAAGGTCTCCAGTCTCGATTTTGAACTTCGAGAAAGTCGCTCGAATTTCAAAACTCGTCCCGTGGTGTAAGCACTAAAGTGCTAACGCCACCTTCACAGCAACATAAATTTCTTGTTCCTTCCGGCTAAATTATTCGTTGATTTTAATAAATGAATATGAATGATTCATGAAACGGAAGAAATAAGTAAAAAAGCTTAAAACATTTACAGCTCGTGGGTAATGAGACTTCACCGCGAAGAATTTAGATATATGGAGGAATCAATTATGGCAAAAGCAATTTTACAATTAGGTGAATTAACATGCCCATCATGTATGACTAAGATTCAAAAGGCTGTTGAGAATCAAAATGGTGTTTCTAACGTCAAGGTTCTCTTCAATGCAGGTAAGGTTAGAGCTGATT
Proteins encoded:
- a CDS encoding heavy-metal-associated domain-containing protein; the protein is MAKAILQLGELTCPSCMTKIQKAVENQNGVSNVKVLFNAGKVRADFDEGQTSADDLAKVITDLGYEVLKVKVKELA